The sequence below is a genomic window from Lolium perenne isolate Kyuss_39 chromosome 4, Kyuss_2.0, whole genome shotgun sequence.
gagtcggaggggccacgggggacccacacactaggggggcccccccttggccgcgccgccctgtggggtggggcccccctggctcccctctggcccttcttcggtgctctggaagcttccgggaaaaataagatattgggcgttgatttcgtccgatttcgagaatatttccttactaggatttctgaaaccaaaaacagcagaaaacagcaactggcccttcggcatctcgtcaataggttagttccggaaaacgcataaaaatgatataaagtgtgaacaaaacatgtaggtattgtcataaaacaagcatggaacatcagaaattatagataagttggagacgtatcaacctgtTCGGCAAAGAAAGATGCACGTTGCACTGGCCAAAATCCTCTGCGCCGCGTGCTGCCGTGCGGGGCAGAGTCACGCCTTCAGATGCCAATCCCCATATCTTACTCTTCCCAGTGCTATGTCTCCTCTTGTTGTTCGTCGAAAAGATCAATGAGGGATTCGAGGGATCTTCTGCATGGGGATGAAGCCTGCCAATCTTGGACGGCGACAACCTGCGACTggtttttcgcgaaaacgcaaaagactTGCGTTTTGATGCATTGATAGAAAGGAAAAGGTTATATGTACAAGTCCACAAAGGGACCAACACCCGGCACTACAAATCGACCCATGAAAGGAGACCTAGTCTAGGGGATGATCTGGCGGGCACCCTGGGCCCCCGCGCTCGCCCACAGTTGCGCCTCGGTCTTGATGTCATTGAGCAGGGAAGACACCGAAGGTTGTGCGTTGTCAAAGATCACAGCATTCCGGTGCTTCCAGATCCACCACGCCGTGAGTATGATTACTGGGGAGCGGTCCGCACCGCCTGCGACCACCACTCCACgaagtcccccccccccccccccgaatctGGAGGCCCTGAGGTGGATCGGATCCACGAGAGGACCTCAAACCAGATCGTCCTAGAGAATGAGCATCCGGTGAGTAGATGCGCCATAGTCTCCTCGGATAGGTCACACAGCGGGCATCTGGGTGCATGTGGCAGACCACGACCCGCCAGCCTCTCACCCGTCCAACACGTCCAGACAGGCCAACCATAAGAAAAATTTCACCCTAGGAGGCGCCCAGGATCTCCAGTTCAGCTCCCATGATGCTGAGGTGATCCCCCCTGGAAGAGGGCCTCATAGCAAGAATGGGAGGTGTACTGGCCGTCCGTCGTCCACAACCAAGACATCGTGTCTTGCTCCTCCGAGAGCTGGACATCCCTCAGTCTGACCCATAGTTGCACATATTGCCATAGTGCTAGGGGACTCGGTGCTCTAGCTATGTCGGGGATCCAAGTGCGGTCTAACAGTGCCTGACGCACCATACGCACCTTCCTGCACCGTTTAGGAACTAGCACGAACACCTCTGGCGCCATCTCCTTGATGGACCTGCCATCCAACCACCGGTCCACCCAGAAGAGCGCGGACTCCCCGTTACCCACAGTCATCGAGGTCGAGGCCGCGAAGATGTCTAGCTCCGCCTTCGAGAACTGCATGTCCAGCCCGCGCCATGGCCGTTGGGGGTCCGTGTGCATCCTCCATAGCCAACTCACCCTAAGGCTTATGGCGATCCGTGCAAGGTAGGGGATCCCCAACCCCCCTGGGTTAAGCGGCCAACACACCCTTGCCCAGTTCACGTGGCAATGACCTCCATTGGCCTCTGCCCGGCCCACCCAGAGGAACCCTTGCAGGATCTTGTTGATTTGTTTGAGGGTCTTTTTGTTCAGGGCCAGTACCAGTAGCTGGTGCAGCGGGATTGCCGCGAGCACCGCTTGGATCAGCGCCAAACGTCCGGCTTGCGGCATCATGGATGCCCGCCATGTCGGTAGTTTGTCAGCTAGCCTGTCCAAAAGCGACTGGAAAGTCTGGGCTGACAACCACCTAATAGACATGTGAATGCCCAGGTACTTCACCGGAAAAGGTGCTAGCTGGCACTCCATGTGCCCCGCTGCAGCCACAACTTCCTCATCCGTACAGGCAATAGGAGACACCGAGCACTTGGCGAAGTTGGTGCGTAGGCCAGAAGCTTGCCCAAAAAGCTCTAGGATCCCGCGGACCGCATTCAACTCTGCCTCAGCTGGGTGACAGAAGATCACCACATCATCCGCATAAAGTGACACAGAGATCACCAGGTCTCGTCGTGCCAACCGTCGCAGCAAACCCAGCTCGGCTGCCTTGGCGAGCACCTTGTTGAGCGAGTTCATCACTAGGGCAAATAACGATGGCGACAGGGGATCCCCCTGTTTCAGTCCCCTCCGATGCCAGATCGGGGGGCCTGGCTCGCCATTGAGCATCACCCGGGTACTGGCCGTGTCTAGTAGCAGAGAGACAATCTCTCGGAACCTCGGCCCGAACCCTAGCTTCTGTAGAACCTCCATGAGGAAACCCCAGGATACTGAGTCGAAAGCCCGAGCAATGTCCAGCTTCAGCATCACCCTCGGCTCCTTCCCTCTATGTAGAAAATGAGCTGTCTGctgaaccaacatgaagttgtcgTGGATGCACCTTTTGCGAATGAAGGCGCATTGGTTGCGATCCACCAACAACTCCATCCGAGGTGCCAGCCTAGTAGCCAAAGTTTTCGCAACCTGCTTGGCAAAGATGTGAATTAGACTTATCGGCCTGTAGTCGCCTAGCGCCATGGCGTCCGGACGCTTGGGCAGCAGGACCAGCAGGACCTGGTTAAGGCCTTGGAGTCCGCGCCCACACATCGTATAAAGCTTGTCGAAAGCCGCCATGAAGTCAGTCTTGACCAACCCCAACATTTCTGAAGGAACTCAGCCGTGAATCCGTCGGGGCCAGGCGCCTTGCCTGGTGGCAAGTGTCTGATTACTTCCCACACCTCCTCCTCCGTGAACGGTACCTCGAGCTCGGATAGGTCCTCCGGTGTGGTGCCCAGGAAGTCCAAATCTAGCGAGTGCGCCCTCGTCACCGAAGTGCCCAGCAGGCCCTCAAAGTGCGCAAAGGTAGCTTCAGCCATGGCCGCGTGGTCGGAAAGGACAGCGTTATCCACCCTCAAGCTATGAATCACGTTCTTCTGGCGCCTGTAGGCCGCATGCTGGTGGAAGAAGGCCGTGTTGGCGTCCCCCTCCCTTAACCATGCAATATTTGCCCGTTGGCGAGCCATCGTCCGATCGAGTGAGGCCAGCCCTAGGTAAGCTTGCTTGAGGTGCGCCCGGAGTCGACGCTCATCGGGGGTGAGCAGTCGGGATTCCATGGCGATGTCCAACCTCAGCACCACCTCCCGCGCTATCATAAGCTGCAGTTTGATGCATCCAACCTTTTTGTCGCTCCAGCTCATAAGACGGCGCGCAGTGAGTTTCAACTTAGCGGTGAGCCGCCGGAAGGGATCAGTGTCTCCCTGGACCACATTCCAGGCGCTCTGGACCACGTCATCGAACCCATCAAGCCGCAACCAGAAACGTTCGAACTGGAACCTCTTCCACCCCGCTGACTGTGTGGTACAGTCAAGGAGGAGGGGGCAATGGTTTGCCACAACCGTCGCCAAGCAGCGCAGGCTGCAGCTACTGTGGAGCTCCTCCCAAGCCACCGTGACAAACACCCGGTCAAGCCAAACAAGCGTGGGGGTTTCACGTTCGTTTGACCAAGTGTACCGTCGACCATGCTGGTAGATCTCCTTCTACTCGCAGTCATTCAAGAAGCGGCGAAATCTGCCCATCATCCTATGGTTTAGATTACCGTTGTTCTTGTCCTCCGCCCGGTAGATCATGTTGAAGTCCCCACAAAGTGCCCATGGGCCTTGGTGGGTTCCGCGAATATCGCGAAGCTCATCCAGGAAGGCGATCTTGTCCGCCTCCGCCTGTGGCCCGTAAACACAGGTCATCCACCACCATGGTTCCCCTCCCAAGG
It includes:
- the LOC139839221 gene encoding uncharacterized protein — its product is MCWPCHAGDRISAQPAGWRICTIRDAEFAKDAALARGPLLKALQLHYNFRLISVYTDGFEACSGRRISGCRPPPVLLLRFPAASSPSQPSFGRRPSPRPSAPGRLPPPAALRRRPPPADAPGRPSGPLLPAAVHPARLRFRRVEFAARADTDVAKSADDTALADYDRKVQVHSTVVATYRLDLTDYTQWIDEDARAAAVLTSGVLPQYAVEFMGLPTAAAQWDFLRQHYQASGDALYMTSSVVFVVYSLLQDLPRRKEIYQHGRRYTWSNERETPTLVWLDRVFVTVAWEELHSSCSLRCLATVVANHCPLLLDCTTQSAGWKRFQFERFWLRLDGFDDVVQSAWNVVQGDTDPFRRLTAKLKLTARRLMSWSDKKVGCIKLQLMIAREVVLRLDIAMESRLLTPDERRLRAHLKQAYLGLASLDRTMARQRANIAWLREGDANTAFFHQHAAYRRQKNVIHSLRVDNAVLSDHAAMAEATFAHFEGLLGTSVTRAHSLDLDFLGTTPEDLSELEVPFTEEEVWETDFMAAFDKLYTMCGRGLQGLNQVLLVLLPKRPDAMALGDYRPISLIHIFAKQVAKTLATRLAPRMELLVDRNQCAFIRKRCIHDNFMLVQQTAHFLHRGKEPRVMLKLDIARAFDSVSWGFLMEVLQKLGFGPRFREIVSLLLDTASTRVMLNGEPGPPIWHRRGLKQGDPLSPSLFALVMNSLNKVLAKAAELGLLRRLARRDLVISVSLYADDVVIFCHPAEAELNAVRGILELFGQASGLRTNFAKCSVSPIACTDEEVVAAAGHMECQLAPFPVKYLGIHMSIRWLSAQTFQSLLDRLADKLPTWRASMMPQAGRLALIQAVLAAIPLHQLLVLALNKKTLKQINKILQGFLWVGRAEANGGHCHVNWARVCWPLNPGGLGIPYLARIAISLRVSWLWRMHTDPQRPWRGLDMQFSKAELDIFAASTSMTVGNGESALFWVDRWLDGRSIKEMAPEVFVLVPKRCRKVRMVRQALLDRTWIPDIARAPSPLALWQYVQLWVRLRDVQLSEEQDTMSWLWTTDGQYTSHSCYEALFQGGSPQHHGS